ATGCAATCTGGGAGCTTATACAGAAGCAGCTTGATGAGAGATTCAAGGCTACAGGTGTGGAGAATGTGTACATGCCAATGCTTATTCCAGAGAGCCTTCTTGAGAAGGAGAAGGATCACGTTGAGGGATTTGCACCGGAGGTAGCATGGGTTACATATGGTGGACTCAATCCTCTTACAGAGCGTATGTGTGTAAGACCTACATCAGAGACTCTGTTCTGCGATTTCTACAAGAATGATATCCAGTCATATCGTGATCTGCCAAAGGTATATAATCAGTGGTGTTCAGTTATGCGTTGGGAGAAGGAGACAAGACCTTTCCTTCGTTCAAGAGAATTTCTGTGGCAGGAGGGACACACTGCTCATGCAACAGCAGAGGAGGCTGAGGCAAGAACAATACAGATGCTGAATCTGTACGCTGATTTCTGTGAGGATGTACTTGCTATGCCGGTTATCCGTGGACAGAAGACAGAGAAGGAAAAGTTTGCCGGAGCAGAGGCAACATACACAATAGAGGCACTTATGCACGACGGCAAGGCACTTCAGTCAGGAACAAGCCATAACTTTGGAGATGGATTTGCCAAGGCGTTTGGTATACAGTTTACAGACAAGGACAACAAGCTCAAGTATGTTCACCAGACATCATGGGGTATGACAACAAGACTTATCGGAGCCATCATCATGGTTCACGGAGACAATTCAGGTCTTGTACTTCCTCCAAAGGTTGCGCCAACTCAGGTTATGATCATTCCTATTATGCAGAAGAAGGCAGGAGTGCTTGAGAAGGCAGCAGAGCTCCGCGAGAAGCTTGGCGCATTCAGAGTAAAGGTTGATGACAGCGATAAGAGCCCAGGCTGGAAGTTCTCAGAGCAGGAGATGAGAGGTATTCCTATCAGAGTTGAGATCGGACCAAAGGATATCGAGGCAAATCAGGCAGTTCTGGTACGCCGTGATACAAGAGAGAAGATCACAGTATCACTTGATGAGATAGATGCAAAGGTAGGAGAGCTTCTTGAGACTATCCAGAAGGATATGTTTGAGAGAGCAAAGGCTCACAGAGATTCACATACACATGCAGCTCTTAACTGGGATGAGTTCAAGAATATCATCGACAACGAGCAGGGCTTTGTGAAGGCTATGTGGTGCGGTGAGACAGCTTGTGAGGAGGCAATCAAGGACGAGACAGGAGCATCCACAAGATGTATGCCATTTGCGCAGGAGCATCTCTCAGATGTATGCGTACACTGCGGCAAGCCTGCAAAGAAGATGGTATACTTCGGACGTGCATATTAAAATATAAATAATGATCATGCATAATAACTTCTTCAGCATCTTGCTGGAGAAGTTATTATTTTAGGGATATTCAACCAATTGGAAAATCATGAGACGAAGATGCGGAGAGAAGATATATGAGAATAGACATTCCAGAGGGAGCAAATAGGGTAATAGAGGGTCTTGAGGCAGCAGGCTATGAGGCTTATATAGTCGGCGGCTGCGTGAGAGATAGCATACTTGGAAGGTTGCCGGGGGACTGGGATATCACCACATCTGCCAGACCAGAGCAGGTGAAGGAGATATTCAGGCGTACCATAGATACGGGAATAGAGCATGGAACCGTAACGGTAATGATGGGCAAGGAAGGCTATGAGGTCACGACATACAGGATAGATGGGGAGTACAGTGACCACAGGAGACCTGACCAGGTTGAGTTCACGGCAAGTCTTGAGGAGGATCTCAAGAGAAGAGACTTCACGATAAATGCCATGGCGTACAGTCACAGCAAGGGAATCATAGACATGTTCGGCGGAGTACAGGATCTGAATGACAAGGTTATAAGAGCCGTCGGTGTGGCAAGGGACAGATTTGACGAGGATGCACTCAGAATACTCAGGGCGATAAGATTTGCCGGACAGCTTGGATTTGACATAGAGAGAGATACCAGAAAGGCTATGATCATCCAGGCACAGTATCTGAAAAATATTAGTGCGGAGAGAATCAGGGTGGAGCTCACAAAGCTCCTGGTATCAGACCACCCGGACAAGCTTCTTGAGGCGTATGTCACAGGCATAACTTCATATATCCTTCCGGAGTTTGACAAGATGATGGAGCAGCCGCAGAACAATCCGTATCATAGATACAACGTGGGAGTACATTCCATAGAGGCGGTCAAGAATATCAGACCGGATGTGACCATGAGGTGGGCAGCACTTCTCCACGATGTCGGTAAGCCGGCAACACACACAGTTGATGAGAATGGCATAGATCATTTCTTTGATCATCCCGAGAAGGGTGTGCCTATAGCGGAAAGCATTCTGCGAAGACTCAAGTTTGACAACAACACTATCAAAGATGTGTGTACTCTGGTCAGATGGCATGATTATGGAATGGGAAGTGTTCCGAAAAAGGGCAGTATAAGAAAGCTTTTGGGAGAAGTCGGAAAAGATTTCTTCCCATATATAATCGAGATAAAAAAAGCCGACATGGTAGCCCAGAGTGATTACAATCTGGAGGAGAGACAAAGCCAGCTTGCAGCACTTGAGAAGAAATATGAAGAGATCATGGCATCAGATGACTGTGTCAGGATCAAAGATCTCAAGATAAATGGAGGAGATCTGATAAAGATGGGAATAAAACCGGGACCTCAAATGGGTGAGATACTTCAGAAACTGTTGGATATGGTTATAGAAGATCCTGAAAAGAACGACAGGGAATACCTTATTGAACAGGTCAAAATGATGTAAGAAGTATGTATTTCCTATATCATATAAAAAAGAATTATTGGATGATGCGATAACAGTCGTAAAAAAATCCGGTAAAATATAATAACTTAAGAATGAATCTTAACAGCCCCTCATACAATAATTTAGCAGGTTATTATTGCTATAAAGTGAGCGAGGGCTTATCTGTGAAGTGGATGTGTGTATCTTATCTGACATTACCATAATCAGGACATATGAATCCGCCGGCACTCAGCGATGCGGAGCGAGTGCTAGTGCCGTTGCAGGATTCATCGAGCGAGAGCGCTCATGATTTGGTAAGTCAGATAGATACACACTTCACAGATACCCCCGAGCGATAGTTGTAGGAGGGGGTTTTCATTTGGCTGAAAAAATGGGTGAAGTGTATGAGGCATATGACATGGAGGTGCAGGGGATAGGCAGAGGCAGAGGTGCTATCATTCTGATGACGGACAAGGGCATACGTCAGGTGGCGGCTCTGAATGGAACGGACGAGAGACTTTTGCAGGAGAAACAGTTCAAGGATAGTATATACGAAAAGGGATTCTGCTATATAGACAGGGTGGTTCCGAACAGCGATGAGGAGCTTGTGACATGTGACAGGTATGGCAATCCATTTGTATGTCGGGAATATTTTCAGGGGAGGGAATGCAGTGCATCCAATATCAGGGATTTGGAGAAGGCAGTCATCAATCTGGCACAGTTTCATAAAGCCGGCAGGGAACTCTATGAGGATGAGGGAAGCCGTGAATATGATAAAATGCCGGGCAATCTCGACAGAAAATTGAGAGAGCTGCGTAGAATCCGTAATTTTGTCAGCAGAAGAAATAAAAAGAATGATTTTGAGATCCAGTATATAAGGGCGTTTGATTATTTTTATAGGCAGGCAGACAGATGTCTCAAACTGTTTGAGGAGAACTTCAAATGCAACGAAAAGTGGATAGGATATTGTCACGGATCTTATAACTATCACAGTGTGATGTTTTGTGACGGATACATAGCAACAACCAATTTTGACAGATTCCATGTGGGATATCAGCTTGTTGATCTTTACCAATTTATGAGAAAGGCGATGGAGAAGAACAGGTACGACATAGAGATGGCGCGGGATATATTGAGTGCGTACAGCCAGATAAGGCATCTGGATAAGGAAGACTATGAATTTATATACCTTATGTACAGTTTTCCTGAGAAGTTCTGGAAGATAAGCAACCGCTATATGAACAGCCGAAAGAGCTATATATCCCCGGTTTTGATGGAAAAACTCCAAAAAGTTATCGAAGATGACCAAGAAAAACTCAAAATTTTGAGCGAAATTAACGATACCTATGGACTTCACAAGCTGACAAATTAAGAGTATAATGTTGGGGCGTGGATAATAATTGAGTTAGACACGTGATACTGAATTGTGATGTATTTTACAGATGGTTTTTTCGTGTGTGTTTTCCATTTGTAGGATGCTCTATGGGTAACATAAAGCAATAGATTTCACAGGAGGCAAAATGATGAGTGATTATAATTACAAGGACGTGTATGAGCAGTGGGTGAACAATCCTTTATTTGGTCAGGAAACAAAGGATGAGCTCTTAGCGATCAAGGACGACGAGAAAGAGATAGAAGAAAGATTCTATTGTGATCTTGTATTTGGAACAGCCGGACTTCGAGGCATCATCGGAGCTGGTACTAACAGAATGAACATATATGTAGTGCGCAAGGCTACACAGGGACTTGCAAACTACATCATCAAGGCGGGCAAGCAGGACAAAGGTGTGGCAATAGCTTATGATTCAAGAAGAATGTCACCTGAGTTCTCTATGGAGGCAGCGCTCTGCCTGGCAGCAAATGGCATAAAGGCTTACAGATTTGAGTCACTCAGACCAACACCTGAGCTTTCATTTGCAGTTAGATATCTGGACTGTGTAGCTGGTATCAATGTAACAGCATCACACAACCCACCAGAGTATAATGGATATAAGGTATACTGGGAGGATGGCGCACAGATCACACCACCTCATGACCAGGGAATCATGGCCGAGGTAAAGGCCATCACAGATTTCGCAGATACAAAGACTATGGACATGGTAGAGGCAAAGAAGAAGGGGCTCCTTGTAACTATCGGTTCAGAGGTTGATGACGCATACATGGGCGAGCTCAAGAAGCTCATCCTTAATCAGGATGCAATTGACAAGTATGGCAAGGATCTCAAGATCGTGTACACACCACTTCACGGAACAGGTAATATTCCTGTAAGAAGAATCCTCAAGGAGATCGGTTTCGAGAATGTGTATGTGGTACCAGAGCAGGAGCTTCCGGATGGAGAGTTCCCAACTGTTGAGTATCCAAACCCAGAGGCAAAGGAAGCATTTACACTTGCACTCAAGCTGGCAAAGGAGGTCGATGCAGATCTCGTTCTTGCAACAGACCCAGATGCCGACAGACTCGGATGCTACGCAAAGGATTCCAAGACAGGTGAGTACAAGGTGTTCACAGGAAATATGTCAGGAAGCTTACTCTGCGAGTATGAGGTAAGCCAGATGAAGGAGAAGAATGGCAGCCTTCCAGCAGACGGAGCAATCGTCAAGACTATCGTTACTACCAACATGGTAGATGCCATAGCAAAGTATTATGGAACAGATCTCATCGAGTGTTTCACAGGTTTCAAGAACATCGGACGTGAGATCCTCAGATTTGAGCAGACAGGCAAGGGAACATACCTCTTCGGATTTGAGGAGAGCTACGGATGCCTGATCGGAACACATGCAAGAGACAAGGACGCAGTTGTTGCAACTATGGCTCTCTGCGAGGCAGCAGCTTACTACAGAGGTCAGGGCAAGACTCTTTGGGATGCGATGATGGATATGTACGAGAAGTACGGATATTATGTTGACGACATCAAGACCGTGACACTCAAGGGTGTTGAGGGATCAAAGAAGATCGGACACATCATGAATATCCTCCGTGCAAATGTACCTGAGCAGGTTGCAGGCTACAAGACAAAGGTTGTTCGCGACTATCGTCTTGAGTATATAAGAAACATCGAGACAGGTGAGGTCAAGCCTACCGGTTTCCCAAATGCAAACGTACTCTACTACGAGCTTGAGAACGATGCATGGCTTGCAGTAAGACCTTCAGGAACTGAGCCAAAGATCAAATTCTACTACGGAATCAAGGGTTCATCATACGATGAGGCACAGAAGGAGTCAGCAGCATTTGGTGACAAGGTCATGGATCTCATTTATGACATACTTGAGAAGTAAGCAGAAGTAATCACAGATACAGGCAATATGGAATATATTTAGAGAAGTTCACAATGCAGAACAGACATGCAGATCTACATAAAAGGATCTGCATGTTTTTTTTAATCTGAGAGACTCATAGACTAATAAATGTTACAGATAATTAATTGTACACTTTGAGAAAATGTTAGTAACATGGTCTTTAAAGAAAATGAGAAAATGAGAAAATGAGCAATAATGTCTTTATTGACGAGATGAAGAGGAGAAAAAATTTATATGAAAACAAAAACAGGGGTAGTGAACAAATTGAAATCCAACAGGGCATTCTGGATAATCTGTGTGTTGTTTCTGGCAATCCAGTATTTTTTGTGTATTCATTACGGGATGAAGAGGGATTACCTGTTCTGTGATGAGGTATACAGTTACGGACTTGCAAACAGCAATGAGTACACATTTCTTCATCCGGGAGAGAATGATGAACCGCTTGACAATTGGGTGAGCGGAAGTTATTTCTCAGATTATATGAATTATTGCGATGAGGCATTTAATTATAAAGCGGCTTACGTGAACCAGGAGAGGGATGTTCATCCACCTCTTTACTATATGCTGCTCCATACAGTGTGCAGATTTTTCAAGGAAGCTGGATACTCGGCAATTCCGGGAATAGTACTAAATCTTATAATTCTTGCATTTGTGGATATAGTTCTCATGTACGTGGCGGCAAATCTTCTAGAAAGCAGGTGGCGCGGACTTGCGGCAACCGTTTTGTGGGGAATATCTTCAGTCGGCATCAGCAATTGTATGCTCATAAGAATGTATCTTCTACAGACATTTGAGGTCCTACTGTTTGTGGCGGCACACATATATATATTGAAGCACAAGAAAAAGATGACGGTGCCTTACTTTATAATGCTGGCATTTACAGTGTTCCTGGGCGGACTTACCCACTATTATTTTTACTTTTTCGTGGCTGGACTTGGACTTTGCGTATGTATCTATCTCCTGTCAGTAAAGAGAGTTAAGGAAATGTTTGCATATGGATTCAGTCTTGTGGCAGGGCTTGTGTGTGCCATAGCGGTATTTCCGGCAACAATCGCACATATATTTGGATACAGGGGTGACTATGCAACAAAGAATCTTACAGGATTTTCAACCAGAAAATTCATATCATACATAGGTTATGTAAATAAGGCATATTTTGCCGGACTGCTTCCTGTTATTCTGCTTATCGTTATAGCGCTCATAATTGTGTACATAGTTTCAAAGTTTGTTATAATACATATAAGTCTGAAGAGAGAAGAACACTCGATAAAGTATTCTGTAGATGTAAACAGGATTGATGTGAATGGAAAATACACAGGAACATTGTCCGCAAATGCGTTGTTATTTGCAGCGGTGGTGATAGCAGATGCCATTCTAGCATTTGTGGGAATACAAGGATCTGAGCTTGTAAACGCAAGATACATATACTCGGCACTCCCAGTATTTGCGATATTTATGGTATGGGGCATGGCAAAGCTCCTCGCGGTGGTTGCACCTGTCAACTACAATGTGATAATCGGAGTAGTATGTCTTATACTTTGTGCCGGAAGTATAAAGGTAAATGGCGTGGATTGGCAGTATGTAACATATCCTGAGAGAAAAGAAGCGGTTGAGCAGATGGCGGGAAATGATTGTATCATAGTCTGTCATGGCGATGGAAAATGGAACAACATATATGCCGGCATAAATGCATTTTCTGTGATGGACAGGTGCAGGTATGTGTACGAGGATGATCTAGGCGAGCTTTCAGATTTGACAGCCGATTGTGGTGATGAGCTGTACATGGCAGTTATAAATGATCCACGGTTTGACAAAACGGAGATACAAAAGGACATCAAGAGGATAAGAAAGACCACAAAGTATAAAAATGTAGAGAAAACGTATGATTATGCGGGAATAAAGATATTCCGCATGACGACAAAATAGATGTTTACAGGAGATGTAATGATGAAAAAGGTGAGTTTGATTGTTCCTTGTTACAACGAAGAGGAGGCACTGCCGATATTTGCTGCGGAACTTGATAAGGTGGTACAGGGACTCGGATCGTATGAGTTTGAGGTCCTCATGGTAAATGATGGTTCTTCAGATGGTACTTTGAAGGTTATGAAGGATGTGTCATCAGAATATGAGTATTTCAAATACATATCGTTTTCCAGAAACTTTGGAAAAGAATCAGCAATGTATGCAGGATTTTGCAATGCATCAGGTGATTATGTGGCGGTTATGGATGCGGACATGCAGGATCCGCCATCACTTCTTCCGGAAATGCTTGAGATTCTGGAACAGGGCGAATATGACAGTGTAGCCACCAGAAGGGTGACGAGAAAGGGTGAGCCAAAGATCAGATCATGGTTTGCCAGAAGATTTTACAAGCTTATAAACAGGATATCGGATGCTGATGTGGTGGATGGAGCCAGGGACTTCAGACTCATGAAGTCGGAGATGAAGGATGCTATAGTGTCGATGTGCGAGTACAACAGATTTTCAAAGGGAATCTTTGGGTGGATCGGATATAAGACAAAGTGGCTTGAGTATGAGAATGTTGAGAGGGTTGCCGGGGAGACAAAGTGGAGCTTCTGGAAGTTGTTCAGGTATGCCATAGACGGTATAATCAATTTCTCCGAGGCACCTATGATGATCGCGTCAGGTTTTGGAACATTTTGCACAGTTCTTTCATTTGCCATGCTGCTTTTCTTCTTTATAAGAAAGCTTGTATGGGGAGATCCTGTTGCGGGATGGCCTTCTCTCGTCTGCATTATTTTATTCGTATCGGGATTGCAGTTCCTGTGCATAGGAATGATGGGCAAATATATTGCAAAAACGTATGTTGAGGTCAAGAACAGACCTCATTATATAATATCTGACACGAATAAAGACGGAGTGGACAAAATAAATTGATAAATATTTAGGCTGGATTTACATACGTTTTACCGGGGTATGGTAGAATTATCAGTACTTTATATTTAACAGGAAACATGGTAACTTAATGTTTATAGGGGAAAAAAAGTGAACGGGGGAAAGTAAGATGGGCAGTTTTACATTAAAATGTCCAACGTGTGGAGGCTCGACTGTTCTCAACCCGGAGACGGGACAGCTGGAATGCAAGCAATGTGGCAATCAGTTTGGGGCGGCTTCATGGGGGACAAAAAACTCTGCTATGATCGAAAATGAAGATGGCGAGCTGGTAGACAAGCGGAGCTACAAATCCATGAGAAAGATTGCCAGGATAAAGAGATATATCACGGACAGTCCGGATGACATATACACCATGGATGAGATAAACCTTGGAAATGATGAGGATTCTCCAAAGTATATGGAGATGAATCTGTATGAATGTACGTCATGTGGAGCGAAACTCATGGTGAAAGCCACGGAGACGTCAAGCTTCTGTGCCTACTGTGGACAGCCGATGATATTGGTGGACAGACTGGATAAGGAGCTGGAGCCGGATCTTATAATTCCATTTTCAATATCACAGAAGAGAGCGGAACAACTGATTCGTGACAGGTTTTGTAAAGGATGGTTCGTTCCGGACGAGATAAAGCATTTTCAGATAGACAAGATACGAGGAATATATGTACCTCACTG
This sequence is a window from Coprococcus eutactus. Protein-coding genes within it:
- the proS gene encoding proline--tRNA ligase produces the protein MANDKKMVEAITSMDEDFAQWYTDVVLKAGLIAYTNVKGCMAIKPAGYAIWELIQKQLDERFKATGVENVYMPMLIPESLLEKEKDHVEGFAPEVAWVTYGGLNPLTERMCVRPTSETLFCDFYKNDIQSYRDLPKVYNQWCSVMRWEKETRPFLRSREFLWQEGHTAHATAEEAEARTIQMLNLYADFCEDVLAMPVIRGQKTEKEKFAGAEATYTIEALMHDGKALQSGTSHNFGDGFAKAFGIQFTDKDNKLKYVHQTSWGMTTRLIGAIIMVHGDNSGLVLPPKVAPTQVMIIPIMQKKAGVLEKAAELREKLGAFRVKVDDSDKSPGWKFSEQEMRGIPIRVEIGPKDIEANQAVLVRRDTREKITVSLDEIDAKVGELLETIQKDMFERAKAHRDSHTHAALNWDEFKNIIDNEQGFVKAMWCGETACEEAIKDETGASTRCMPFAQEHLSDVCVHCGKPAKKMVYFGRAY
- a CDS encoding CCA tRNA nucleotidyltransferase, with translation MRIDIPEGANRVIEGLEAAGYEAYIVGGCVRDSILGRLPGDWDITTSARPEQVKEIFRRTIDTGIEHGTVTVMMGKEGYEVTTYRIDGEYSDHRRPDQVEFTASLEEDLKRRDFTINAMAYSHSKGIIDMFGGVQDLNDKVIRAVGVARDRFDEDALRILRAIRFAGQLGFDIERDTRKAMIIQAQYLKNISAERIRVELTKLLVSDHPDKLLEAYVTGITSYILPEFDKMMEQPQNNPYHRYNVGVHSIEAVKNIRPDVTMRWAALLHDVGKPATHTVDENGIDHFFDHPEKGVPIAESILRRLKFDNNTIKDVCTLVRWHDYGMGSVPKKGSIRKLLGEVGKDFFPYIIEIKKADMVAQSDYNLEERQSQLAALEKKYEEIMASDDCVRIKDLKINGGDLIKMGIKPGPQMGEILQKLLDMVIEDPEKNDREYLIEQVKMM
- a CDS encoding CotS family spore coat protein, with the translated sequence MAEKMGEVYEAYDMEVQGIGRGRGAIILMTDKGIRQVAALNGTDERLLQEKQFKDSIYEKGFCYIDRVVPNSDEELVTCDRYGNPFVCREYFQGRECSASNIRDLEKAVINLAQFHKAGRELYEDEGSREYDKMPGNLDRKLRELRRIRNFVSRRNKKNDFEIQYIRAFDYFYRQADRCLKLFEENFKCNEKWIGYCHGSYNYHSVMFCDGYIATTNFDRFHVGYQLVDLYQFMRKAMEKNRYDIEMARDILSAYSQIRHLDKEDYEFIYLMYSFPEKFWKISNRYMNSRKSYISPVLMEKLQKVIEDDQEKLKILSEINDTYGLHKLTN
- a CDS encoding phospho-sugar mutase — encoded protein: MMSDYNYKDVYEQWVNNPLFGQETKDELLAIKDDEKEIEERFYCDLVFGTAGLRGIIGAGTNRMNIYVVRKATQGLANYIIKAGKQDKGVAIAYDSRRMSPEFSMEAALCLAANGIKAYRFESLRPTPELSFAVRYLDCVAGINVTASHNPPEYNGYKVYWEDGAQITPPHDQGIMAEVKAITDFADTKTMDMVEAKKKGLLVTIGSEVDDAYMGELKKLILNQDAIDKYGKDLKIVYTPLHGTGNIPVRRILKEIGFENVYVVPEQELPDGEFPTVEYPNPEAKEAFTLALKLAKEVDADLVLATDPDADRLGCYAKDSKTGEYKVFTGNMSGSLLCEYEVSQMKEKNGSLPADGAIVKTIVTTNMVDAIAKYYGTDLIECFTGFKNIGREILRFEQTGKGTYLFGFEESYGCLIGTHARDKDAVVATMALCEAAAYYRGQGKTLWDAMMDMYEKYGYYVDDIKTVTLKGVEGSKKIGHIMNILRANVPEQVAGYKTKVVRDYRLEYIRNIETGEVKPTGFPNANVLYYELENDAWLAVRPSGTEPKIKFYYGIKGSSYDEAQKESAAFGDKVMDLIYDILEK
- a CDS encoding glycosyltransferase family 2 protein, coding for MKKVSLIVPCYNEEEALPIFAAELDKVVQGLGSYEFEVLMVNDGSSDGTLKVMKDVSSEYEYFKYISFSRNFGKESAMYAGFCNASGDYVAVMDADMQDPPSLLPEMLEILEQGEYDSVATRRVTRKGEPKIRSWFARRFYKLINRISDADVVDGARDFRLMKSEMKDAIVSMCEYNRFSKGIFGWIGYKTKWLEYENVERVAGETKWSFWKLFRYAIDGIINFSEAPMMIASGFGTFCTVLSFAMLLFFFIRKLVWGDPVAGWPSLVCIILFVSGLQFLCIGMMGKYIAKTYVEVKNRPHYIISDTNKDGVDKIN